A section of the Campylobacter porcelli genome encodes:
- a CDS encoding phage major capsid protein — protein MLDKLTWLENLSSNIDIPRDNSNIQAEFINEGASAAEQNTSFDTISLRPNTLSAKVTITRKMLLMSSIDLENYVYTQMRTAIRRKLETQLFYGKTIIKGIFEISGIPSIEGYLTAPTLAKTLEFSSKLYENEIDTTNVNFVLNGTSANTLRATSRENGTERKLLEGNDLQGYNILQSFAIKNGDIIFGDFSKIFAGSFGSLEVMLRLVSGGSIEIEAFFEVDMKLAKESAFVVSKTSA, from the coding sequence ATTTTAGATAAATTAACATGGCTAGAAAATCTAAGCTCAAATATAGATATACCAAGGGATAATTCAAATATACAAGCTGAGTTTATAAATGAAGGAGCTAGTGCGGCAGAGCAAAATACCAGCTTTGATACTATATCGCTAAGACCAAATACGCTAAGTGCTAAAGTAACAATCACTAGAAAAATGCTTTTAATGTCTAGTATTGACCTTGAAAACTATGTTTATACACAAATGAGAACGGCGATCAGGCGCAAATTAGAAACCCAGCTATTTTATGGTAAAACAATAATAAAGGGTATATTTGAAATAAGTGGTATTCCTAGCATAGAAGGATATTTAACCGCCCCAACATTAGCTAAAACGCTTGAGTTTAGCTCAAAGCTATATGAGAATGAAATTGATACTACTAATGTTAATTTTGTTTTAAATGGGACTTCAGCTAACACACTAAGAGCTACAAGTAGAGAAAACGGCACAGAGAGAAAATTACTCGAAGGTAATGATTTACAAGGTTATAATATTTTACAAAGTTTTGCGATAAAAAACGGCGATATCATATTTGGCGATTTTAGCAAAATTTTTGCTGGTAGCTTTGGAAGTCTTGAAGTAATGCTACGCCTAGTATCTGGTGGAAGTATAGAGATAGAGGCATTCTTTGAAGTAGATATGAAACTAGCTAAAGAGAGCGCATTTGTAGTCTCAAAAACAAGCGCGTAA
- a CDS encoding GNAT family N-acetyltransferase, with product MSEFIRYGVKIARLELKDIEILRQWRNDPKISKVMLNQNGTHITKEQQLKWFNSIQNQPNSLYYMAFVGGVAIGYFCFQQINWQDRTAIPGEIMVIPKQFDEARITLGAYCAIYDMAFEILGLKWLKAYCKLENKRAIRMAKMLNFKSTHTDNQCIYFKLNKDDYYQMRDSLIYKLGLA from the coding sequence ATGAGTGAATTTATCAGATATGGAGTTAAAATCGCAAGATTAGAGCTAAAAGATATAGAGATTTTACGCCAGTGGCGAAATGACCCAAAAATATCTAAAGTAATGCTAAACCAAAATGGCACTCATATCACAAAAGAGCAGCAATTAAAATGGTTTAACTCCATTCAAAACCAGCCAAATTCGCTTTACTATATGGCTTTTGTGGGTGGCGTGGCTATTGGGTATTTTTGTTTTCAGCAAATTAATTGGCAAGATCGCACCGCTATACCTGGCGAGATTATGGTGATACCAAAGCAATTTGATGAGGCTAGGATTACTCTTGGGGCATACTGCGCTATCTATGATATGGCATTTGAAATTTTAGGGCTTAAATGGCTCAAAGCATATTGCAAACTAGAAAATAAACGCGCCATTCGCATGGCTAAAATGCTAAATTTCAAATCCACCCACACAGATAATCAGTGTATATATTTTAAGCTTAACAAAGATGATTATTACCAAATGCGAGATAGCCTAATTTACAAGCTTGGATTGGCTTAA
- a CDS encoding ketoacyl-ACP synthase III, whose protein sequence is MKLAYYLPDETIDNGYFASLAKSDEYSCEQIYQKSGIKYRHKAAPNELTSDLAAKAALNLINEYDIDSASIDMLLLCTQSPDYLQPATIYQLHNKLNLPKSTNAMEINIACSGYAHGLLIAKSLIISKSVKRVLLCTADMCYKMFENSDMAQRILFGDGASATIIDDSNAYKIGQIICGTDGGGFFSMYKKYGGYANPFNAQTTSNTLTMNGPEIFLFAIREVPNLVRQILKANNLNLDDIDYFIFHQANLLILKAIAKSLKLDDSKVIFDIENVGNTSSSSIPIALKRAIENNKIKSTNKVLIAGFGIGLAWSGTIITI, encoded by the coding sequence ATGAAACTAGCCTATTACTTACCAGATGAGACTATAGATAATGGCTACTTTGCTAGTCTTGCTAAAAGTGATGAGTATAGTTGTGAGCAAATTTATCAAAAATCAGGGATAAAATATCGCCACAAAGCCGCCCCAAATGAGCTTACTAGCGACCTAGCAGCTAAGGCGGCTTTAAATTTAATTAATGAGTATGATATAGACTCAGCTAGTATAGATATGCTTTTGCTTTGCACTCAATCGCCTGATTATCTCCAGCCAGCTACGATCTACCAGCTACATAATAAACTAAATTTACCCAAAAGCACAAACGCCATGGAGATTAATATAGCTTGTAGTGGCTACGCTCACGGACTATTAATAGCCAAATCCTTAATAATCTCTAAAAGCGTTAAAAGAGTATTGCTATGCACGGCTGATATGTGCTATAAAATGTTTGAAAATAGCGATATGGCACAAAGAATATTATTTGGCGATGGAGCAAGTGCGACTATAATCGATGATAGCAACGCTTATAAAATAGGTCAAATCATATGCGGCACAGATGGGGGCGGGTTTTTTAGTATGTATAAAAAATATGGTGGCTACGCAAATCCATTTAACGCCCAAACCACATCAAATACCCTTACCATGAATGGGCCAGAGATATTTCTATTTGCTATTAGGGAGGTTCCAAATTTAGTTAGACAAATCCTAAAAGCAAATAATCTAAATTTAGATGATATTGACTATTTTATATTTCATCAGGCCAATTTATTGATACTCAAAGCCATCGCCAAAAGCTTAAAATTAGACGACTCCAAGGTTATATTTGATATAGAAAATGTAGGCAATACATCATCTTCTAGCATACCAATAGCGTTAAAAAGAGCCATTGAAAATAACAAGATAAAATCTACAAATAAGGTATTAATAGCTGGATTTGGTATCGGTCTTGCGTGGAGCGGGACGATTATAACTATATAA